A single region of the Vicia villosa cultivar HV-30 ecotype Madison, WI linkage group LG4, Vvil1.0, whole genome shotgun sequence genome encodes:
- the LOC131597168 gene encoding uncharacterized protein LOC131597168, with protein sequence MADNLNIPSTHLASTTSARVVSDLTHPRSGSTMILSITYTVIKQHPHTESLEADNTTVDTTGPIVTTLSTPHQPATTPRPVVLISSPIDRTADPPPIPVVIKQHPHTESLEADNTTVDTTGPIVTTLSTPHQPATTPRPVVLISSPIDRTADPPPIPVVSTIEAF encoded by the exons ATGGCGGACAATCTCAACATCCCTTCTACTCATCTGGCTTCTACTACTTCAGCTCGAGTCGTTTCAGATCTTACGCATCCTCGTAGTGGCTCTACCATGATCTTATCTATCACATATACA GTTATCAAACAACATCCACACACAGAATCGCTTGAAGCCGACAACACTACCGTCGACACCACAGGTCCAATCGTGACCACTCTCTCGACGCCGCATCAGCCGGCAACAACGCCGCGGCCGGTGGTTCTGATCTCCTCCCCCATTGACCGTACCGCGGATCCGCCTCCGATTCCGGTT GTTATCAAACAACATCCACACACAGAATCGCTTGAAGCCGACAACACTACCGTCGACACCACAGGTCCAATCGTGACCACTCTCTCGACGCCGCATCAGCCGGCAACAACGCCGCGGCCGGTGGTTCTGATCTCCTCCCCCATTGACCGTACCGCGGATCCGCCTCCGATTCCGGTTGTAAGTACCATCGAAGCTTTTTAG